One Oryzias latipes chromosome 21, ASM223467v1 genomic window, cgaatttcagtgagattggacaaggaatgtgcacgtgagagcaacttttgtgtgcacggCGAGGCGCCCaccttcgccgctctgtcacgaccacacccccgcattgaaagttatggctttttatcagagtaaacttcaatggcttttcaacaggtggacatcattttgaggtttgtcggctcatcctacttggagcagtgatgctccaagtcaaacatgtcatttcctcttgccagcaggtggcgctaaactttttccagattctttcactgcagatgtgttcagagtcagactaaaatcatgcatatcaattttggatcagattggattatacatggctgagtaatggccattttccgtttcatggcgtgttttcgaaatgACCTCCaagttcgacgcgccgccacggtcacaaacatccgtaatacttttaaagcttcgcaatttaacatcggacatgtgtttagtttacaaaaccaaagtttggagtcattattcacaaatctctaggaggagttcgttctagaaggaggcctacaaatgtccaaaatagagcaaaaatgacatattgacaccaatatagcagacttcctgtgcgactgacagcttggtaccaagagacttttttgtaggtttccatctgatgaacatgtcctgaaaaaatcaagcttgtatgttaaagcatatgcgggggctcgggacaaatgtcactgtaggtggcgctgtcgagccgtttttgtgcgcccatgccaatctcctgtaaaatacgaaatttttcgcgactcctgatgtgtgtgccaaatttggtgagttttggggtatgttaaaggcctcaaaaaggcgactcttccgtcggaagaaaaagaataataataataataataataactctaacagatacaatagggtccttgcactccgtgctcgggccctaataataaacattcgaattacaatagggtccttgcactccgtgctcgggccctaataaaaaatccgaaactattataaccttgggtcagcggagctccttctccaacaggctaaggcagcttcgctgtcacacaaaccgcttcaggagatctttcatacctcactccattggactctagaacttgtcatccatgtgcaatagataaagtcatttatggtctgtctgtttttctctcctgaTGTGGCACGCAATTCAACTGTTctaattcactgatgtttctttctgaTTGACTGTTCTGGTTCTCTGTTGTCGTctattgtgtgtatgtttgtatcttgagcctaacgccgacgctgcaacaaccaatttcccaagctgggatcaataaagtatctttatcttatcttatcttatcttatcttcacatcaatgccaccaaaacaaaggagatggtggtggacttccACAAAAAGGCTTCTCAGtctcctccagtggtcattCAGGGACTGGACATTGAGAGGGTGGATGTGTATAAGTACCTGGGCGTTCACatcaacaataaactggactggtcagaCAACACTAGGGTCCTGCATAAGAAGGGCCAGAGTCGCCTCCACCacctgaggagactgaggtcctttggtgtGTGTAGGCCACTACTCAAGACCTTCTATGAGACTGTCGTTGCATCAGCAACTTTCTATGCTGTGGTCTGCTGGACcacaaaaagaaactggacaagctggtgAAGAGAGccagctctgtcctgggctgtcccctggactcagtggagtctgtaggtgagaggaggatgctgaccaagcTGTCCAGCATCCGGAACAACCCCTCCCACCTTCTGTGTGTGACGGTTAGGAGTAGCTCGTTCAGCCGCAGACTGCTGCACCCCCAGGGCAAAAAGGAAGTATACCGGAGgtccttcatcccaacagcagtcAGGCTATACAACAGCATGGTCTAGGACTGCTGAAACCGCTGCTGTTATTGTAACttgttattttgatgtttttttccactttctatTATTACAATTGTATTCTTACTCAATGCTCCTTTCATTGTCTCCCTGTTCTCCCTGTCCCAATCAATCTGTTCCGTGTTGTGTTTTACAGAGACGCGGCATGTGCAGCTAACCAATGGTACATAAATCTTCATCGCAATAGTTTCTTGTTATCATTCTTGGAAAGAAAAGGTCATTTTTGACCTTTGAAAGGGGGGGTGAACTTCCTTTTGTGATTATGAGTTTCCACTTTCAGCTAAtgagggcggccgtggtgctgcggtagggcggtcgacacatgatcgtaaggttgcaggttcgattcccgccttgcacgcccatgagtcaaaatgtcctagggcaagacactgaaagccaccttgcctctggtgagAGGTTCGCGCCAgagttcagcagcggagccgccatcagtgtgtgaatgtgtgtgtgactgtgtgtgtgaatgtgtgtgtgactgtgtgtgtgactgtgtgtgtgactgggtgaatgggactgtgactgtaaagtgctttgggccttgtaggtagaaaagcactatataagtatacgccatttatcaATGATGTTCAGGCACCATGCCATAGTCTGCAACCAGGTCCTCTTGCTGGAGACCTACCAACATAAAGGtgtaggatcctccagaggcCTGCAGTTCTACATAAACCTTCTATTTGCCCAGCAAGGAGGTGGTGGAGTCATGGTTTGGGCAGGAATCAccctttttttgtcagttttgatTGCTTAAAGATGGTAATAAATAGTCTGTCTTAACTTTGATGTCTGTGGTGAAAATAAgtattccaggaaaaaaaaacagctgagagtCCATTGGTCCGCCTGGAATGATCTGTCCTCAAACGGCAACAAACGTGCTTTCAGCTGACTGCAGCGATTAATGAACACGCGTGTTAAGCTTGTTGAGCTAAGTTAAGCAAAGAACCGGGGTCAATAAATCTAGAAATGAGGCTGCTCTGCACCCTGAATTATCCCTGTTCCTCACTCACATCTGTTCTGATGTCTGACAGGTCCGTCATTCGTCAGAACGGAGGGAGACATTCATCAGGAAAACGGCTAACAGCAACAAATTTTAAAGATGAAATATCAGAAAGCACATTTTACATTGAAACCTGGCAACAATTTATAGTATAATTAACAATTAGCTCTTGTAAAATGTCAGTGAAATATAATGATTTGTTCCAGTCTGGGGATATTTCTTACAGCAAAACCTTTATCAAAGTgagaagattttcttttaaaaatctacTTTTGCACAGTCGCCTATTTTAACTCGGTAACTTGTAGAGGATGTGGGTTATTACCCTTTGAGCAAAAGATTGAGCTCAACCAAAATagagatttttcttttggcagacttcatattttttctgttttccagggtcttttagtaaaaacaatattaataagTTATAAATGTTGCTAAAATTCTTCCAAGTGCCTCAAAAAGAGGAGGTTTTCAGAATGTGACTTACTCTCAGCTCTGGCCAAAATTCAGAAGGTCTTCATGAAAAAGtcgctttgtgtttgtttggtttgtgtCCGATTAGCCAAAAGTCCTTTCTGTCAGCATCTGAACCATACTGGAGCATGTGATGATGCCGGGTGGGAAGGAGTAAGCCGCCACATTTCTATTCTCAAACTTCACAGGATGATCTTCCTAAGAAAGTTTTTTCATcccaaaaaatacagaaattatTATTCTTACAAATTTTACCTGCTTACAAAGCAgttataaataaactaaaatgaatTATTCAGTCTAATatcacttttatatttttattgttcctACAATAATGACCCAAGAAACTATTGGATTATCTGTGGAAAATTGTTCAAGTACAGGAATCTGTCTGGTTCTGAGAGAGCAGTTGGTTTTTTAGTGACaattaataaatcaaaactTTAGGATTCAAGAGTTTTTTATAAGAATATTATTGGGTGTTAAAGTctactggacttgttttttttcaaagggaCTGTTTTACTGTAAATGAAGTCATTTATAGAGAACAGATGCAAAGTTGTCTCTGATACAGGAGTGGAAGAAGAGCAATGCTGATAAAGAAATGCTGATATTTACTGCAGGAACCGATTTTCTGTGACAAATTTTTACTTATTTCCCAGAAAACCTCCACAAATACTGAGCGTATGTCACTTGTTTATTACAATGAGCTCAGTTTTAACATGACTCCATGATCCGTCTGATGGAGCCTATCCTCATGTCAGTGGAGCCCACCCCCATGTCCCTGAGGCTCCGGTACTCCCCGGGCCTCAGGTACATCATCCTGCCTCTGTAGTGGGGCTGCTCGTGCATCAGCCAGTGGCCGTCCATCACGTGAGCAGACTGGCAGTCAGACATGCGAAAATGCTCCTGGATGGAGTTGCAGTCGTCACTCAGCTCGTGCATCTGACCTCCGAAGTTCTCCCTCTCATAGATCCTCATCCTGAACTGCCCCCTGTGCTGTTGGGAAACACAATGTTCACTTTCTGCAAAGTGTGAAAGCGTTTCTGAAAGTCTTTTTTATCTATCGCATTTGTTTTGAAAGCTATGTCTTGGAAATAAAAGTATACTTTTATGAAAATTTGAATATATGCATGAAGTTTTGTTACATTCATATCATATCAGTTTTCGTAACATTTCAAGAGATTTGCGGATTCCCATTACCATGGGGATCATCCGGCAGGAACGAATGCAGTCACTCATGCTCATCCCCATGAGCCGCTGGTTGTCAGGGTACTCCCCTTGTCTCACCAGCATCTGGTGGCCCATGTAGTTTGGCCGCTCGTAGACCATGAAGCAGCCGCTTTCCACCCTGCAGGAGGTGCAGCGGCTCAGGTAGGAGGTGAGCTCTGCACAGTCGCTGCTGGTCTCATAAGAGCGACCCTGGAAGTTTTTGTCCTCGTAGAAGAtgatctgaaaacaaaacacattcattCGTGATCTGTTCAGATTTTAGCTGAAGCAAAAGCATCAAAATGCTCT contains:
- the LOC105357606 gene encoding gamma-crystallin M3-like, with the translated sequence MGIKVSAFARTSAVRERLTSKMGRIIFYEDKNFQGRSYETSSDCAELTSYLSRCTSCRVESGCFMVYERPNYMGHQMLVRQGEYPDNQRLMGMSMSDCIRSCRMIPMHRGQFRMRIYERENFGGQMHELSDDCNSIQEHFRMSDCQSAHVMDGHWLMHEQPHYRGRMMYLRPGEYRSLRDMGVGSTDMRIGSIRRIMESC